The DNA segment AGCATTATATGCTAAAAACAAAGCAGATGCTAAGAGAAGATGGAAACAATATGTAAGACTTGCTGCTATGGACTTCTCTAACGAAGACTAATTGCAGGTTACATATAGTTTAAATCAAAATCTTAAATAATTAAGAATATTAACGGTACAGTTTTATGGCTGTACCGTTTTTATATTTACTTTATTTTACACAGTTTTTATTTTATATTATAATGGAATGTGTTATACTAATAAGTACTGGAAATTGGATATAAAATATTTTATAACAAGGTGATTATATAAATGAAATTATCAAATGATTTGGGAAATGATTCAGTTCTTGCACTTGTATTTAAACTTGCTGTTCCTACAATACTTGCTCAACTTGTAAATCTTCTTTATAGTATAGTTGACAGAATGTATATAGGACATATTCCTGAAATTGGAAGCATGGCTCTTGCAGGAGTTGGTGTGTGTGCTCCTATAACAACTTTTCTTTCATCTTTTGGAACGCTTGTAGGTATAGGAGGTTCTATACTTATGTCTATAAGAATGGGAGAGGGTAAGCATAAAAAAGCACAGCATATACTGGCAAATAGTTTTTTTGCTCTTTCAGTAATAGGTGTTCTTCTTACTATAATATTTCTTATTTTAAAAAATAAACTTATTATGCTGTTTGGGGCAAGTGCAGTGACATTTCCTTATGCAAATACATATTTAACAATATATACTTTAGGAACTTTTTTTGCTCTTATGGCTGTAGGGCTTAATTACTTTATAGCTTGTCAGGGATTTCCTATGGTAAGTATGTTTACTGTAATTATAGGTGCTGTTACAAATATAATTCTAGATACAGTTTTCATATTTAAAATGGAAATGGGAGTAGCAGGAGCAGCATGGGCAACAGTGATAGCACAAATTCTTTCTTTTATCTTTGCCTTTAGATTTTTAAGAGGAAAGAAAACAAAGATAGGTATAGTTTTTAGAAGTTATTCTTTCAGAATAATAAAAAATATTGTTAAATTTGGATTTTCTCCATTTTTTATAACAACAACAGATAGTGTTATATTGATAGCATTAAATGCAATGCTTCAGAAGTATGGCGGAGAAGGGAAGGGAGATCTTCTTATTTCAGGGGCTGCAATAGTTCAAAGTTATATTCTTTTAATAACAGGGCCTCTGCTTGGATTAACAGGAGGAACACAGCCTCTTTTAAGCTTTAATTATGGAGCAAAAAAAATAGATAGAGTTAAAAGGGCAGAAAAATAT comes from the Fusobacterium perfoetens genome and includes:
- a CDS encoding MATE family efflux transporter — translated: MKLSNDLGNDSVLALVFKLAVPTILAQLVNLLYSIVDRMYIGHIPEIGSMALAGVGVCAPITTFLSSFGTLVGIGGSILMSIRMGEGKHKKAQHILANSFFALSVIGVLLTIIFLILKNKLIMLFGASAVTFPYANTYLTIYTLGTFFALMAVGLNYFIACQGFPMVSMFTVIIGAVTNIILDTVFIFKMEMGVAGAAWATVIAQILSFIFAFRFLRGKKTKIGIVFRSYSFRIIKNIVKFGFSPFFITTTDSVILIALNAMLQKYGGEGKGDLLISGAAIVQSYILLITGPLLGLTGGTQPLLSFNYGAKKIDRVKRAEKYVLMFALTITTTMFISTKFISPYFISFFTDEPNLSKIAYEGIKASLWGIVPLSFQYCFVDCFTAVGRIKTAFGLSMFRKSIYVCSVCVLPIFFGAESAFTAQSVGDFAGAAMCILIFSLIFNKHLEKRIRQN